The Solibacillus sp. FSL R7-0682 genome includes a window with the following:
- a CDS encoding DsbA family oxidoreductase, whose product MKIEVWSDYVCPFCYIGKRQLELALQQTGYKEAIEVEFKSYLLDPTTPEDATGPVIDSLKQKYNMSLEEAKGMTANVASRAKEVGLDYNFDDMKTANTVKAHRLAKWAETKGKEKEFTERVLKAYFLEGQAIGQSNVLQTLAEEVGLSSEGAKEVLENNQYMENVQQDISIAQQLGVRGVPFFVIDNKYGISGAQPQQVFEQAIEKAAQEAGLRKPLKMQGDSGVVCTDDSCEI is encoded by the coding sequence TTGAAAATTGAAGTATGGTCAGATTATGTATGTCCATTTTGTTATATTGGGAAAAGACAATTAGAACTTGCGTTACAGCAAACCGGTTACAAAGAGGCAATTGAAGTAGAGTTCAAAAGCTATTTATTAGATCCAACAACTCCAGAAGATGCGACAGGTCCTGTGATTGATAGTTTGAAGCAAAAATATAATATGTCCTTAGAAGAAGCAAAGGGTATGACTGCGAATGTTGCGTCACGTGCGAAGGAAGTCGGATTAGATTACAATTTTGATGATATGAAAACTGCTAATACAGTAAAAGCACATCGTTTAGCGAAATGGGCTGAAACTAAAGGCAAAGAGAAAGAATTTACAGAGCGCGTTTTAAAGGCCTACTTTTTGGAAGGGCAAGCAATCGGGCAGTCAAATGTCTTACAAACACTTGCTGAAGAAGTGGGCTTATCTAGTGAAGGTGCAAAAGAAGTATTAGAAAACAATCAATATATGGAAAATGTGCAACAAGATATCTCTATTGCTCAGCAGTTAGGGGTACGTGGTGTACCTTTCTTTGTTATTGATAATAAATATGGTATTTCAGGAGCGCAACCACAACAAGTTTTTGAGCAAGCAATTGAAAAAGCCGCACAGGAAGCAGGACTACGTAAACCTTTAAAAATGCAGGGGGATAGTGGAGTTGTATGTACGGACGACTCCTGCGAAATTTAA
- a CDS encoding FMN-dependent NADH-azoreductase: MTNVLVVKANNRPDGVSTKMYETFMAEVAKVEGLNVSTFDVFEENLAYFGQELFNAFGKMQNGEALTDLEQASIESFNKSREALTAAEVVVFAFPLWNQTIPAALQSFIDYTYGAGYSFKYDENGQLVSLMTDKKYVVLNARGGIYSNPQMAPLEMAVNYINNVIGGVYGMEKVAEVVIEGHNANQTEAANIIAAGLEQVKDVAQKLATVTA; the protein is encoded by the coding sequence ATGACAAACGTATTAGTAGTAAAAGCAAATAACCGTCCAGACGGCGTATCAACAAAAATGTACGAAACTTTCATGGCTGAAGTTGCAAAAGTGGAAGGATTAAATGTTTCAACTTTTGATGTATTTGAAGAAAATTTAGCATACTTCGGTCAAGAGTTATTCAATGCTTTCGGTAAAATGCAAAATGGTGAAGCATTAACAGATCTTGAGCAAGCTTCAATCGAATCATTCAATAAATCTCGTGAAGCATTAACTGCTGCAGAAGTAGTAGTATTTGCGTTCCCATTATGGAACCAAACTATTCCAGCTGCATTACAATCATTCATTGATTACACTTACGGAGCAGGTTATTCATTCAAATACGATGAAAATGGACAATTAGTGAGCTTAATGACTGATAAAAAATATGTAGTATTAAACGCTCGTGGTGGTATTTACTCAAATCCACAAATGGCGCCATTAGAAATGGCTGTAAACTATATCAACAATGTAATTGGTGGCGTATACGGTATGGAAAAAGTGGCTGAAGTAGTAATCGAAGGTCACAATGCGAACCAAACTGAAGCTGCAAATATTATCGCTGCTGGTTTAGAGCAAGTGAAAGATGTAGCTCAAAAATTAGCTACAGTAACAGCTTAA
- a CDS encoding YceI family protein, which yields MTTYVVDILHSSINFSIKHMMITKVNGVFNSFSAQIEAEQIESFKNSAIRFDLDVASVNTHDNSRDQHLISADFFNADRYPKITFIKKAVEGSCNSFKLFGDLTIKGITNPVVFDVVYTGHVTNPWNVDTYGFSCTTFINRKDFNLTYNAILEKGGFLIDENVQINVELQLNPI from the coding sequence ATGACAACATACGTAGTAGATATACTACACTCATCCATTAACTTTTCAATTAAGCATATGATGATTACAAAAGTTAATGGTGTATTTAATTCGTTCTCTGCACAAATTGAAGCAGAACAAATTGAAAGCTTCAAAAATTCTGCTATCCGATTCGACCTTGATGTTGCAAGTGTTAATACACATGATAACTCACGAGATCAACATTTAATTTCTGCTGATTTCTTTAATGCGGATCGTTATCCAAAAATTACATTTATTAAAAAAGCGGTCGAAGGTAGCTGTAATTCATTCAAGCTTTTTGGGGATTTAACAATCAAGGGGATTACAAACCCGGTAGTTTTTGATGTTGTTTATACAGGTCATGTAACAAATCCTTGGAATGTAGATACATACGGTTTCTCTTGCACTACTTTCATTAACCGAAAAGACTTTAATTTAACATACAATGCTATCCTCGAAAAAGGTGGGTTTTTAATCGACGAAAATGTCCAAATAAATGTCGAACTACAACTAAATCCAATTTAA
- a CDS encoding winged helix-turn-helix transcriptional regulator, whose translation MKETALCPRLSKAMELVGKRWTALIIYQLLEGPQRFNAIEAALPISGRLLSERLKELEKEGIVERKVYSEVPIRVEYHLTEKGLSLEKVVREIEVWAKTWL comes from the coding sequence TTGAAGGAAACAGCATTATGTCCTCGTTTATCAAAAGCGATGGAATTAGTAGGAAAACGTTGGACAGCGTTGATTATTTATCAGTTGCTAGAGGGGCCTCAACGTTTTAACGCGATAGAGGCAGCATTACCAATAAGTGGCCGACTACTTTCGGAACGTCTAAAGGAATTAGAAAAAGAAGGGATTGTTGAAAGAAAAGTTTATTCTGAAGTACCAATCCGTGTAGAGTATCATTTAACAGAAAAGGGTCTTTCCCTTGAAAAAGTCGTAAGAGAAATCGAAGTTTGGGCCAAAACCTGGCTGTAG
- the murB gene encoding UDP-N-acetylmuramate dehydrogenase — protein sequence MTIQKWEKDLSQWIPSHNVKLNESLKKYTMTKLGGQADVLVLPETEEQAVAVVKYAAHNQIPLLMLGNGSNMVVRDGGVRGIVLHFALLNAIRIEGTTAYAQAGALIKDVSKRVAEQSLSGFEFACGIPGSIGGAMAMNAGAYGGEIKDIVTSCTVLTPEGEKLVLSNEQLELSYRKSIITKKGYYVLSATFELTKGDQQQIDAKIADLTFQRESKQPLEYPSAGSVFKRPPGHFAGKLIQDSDLQGKGVGGAEVSKKHAGFIVNKDNATAKDYIETIQMVQKVVKEKFDVDLEMEVKIVGED from the coding sequence ATGACAATTCAAAAATGGGAAAAGGATCTTTCACAGTGGATTCCTTCACATAATGTAAAATTAAATGAATCATTAAAAAAATATACGATGACAAAACTTGGGGGGCAGGCAGATGTGCTTGTACTACCTGAAACAGAGGAGCAAGCTGTAGCAGTAGTAAAATATGCAGCTCACAATCAAATACCATTATTAATGCTAGGTAACGGTTCAAATATGGTTGTACGTGATGGTGGGGTGCGCGGTATTGTATTACACTTTGCATTATTAAATGCGATTCGTATCGAAGGTACTACAGCCTATGCACAGGCGGGTGCTTTAATTAAAGATGTGTCAAAGCGAGTAGCGGAGCAAAGCTTGTCAGGATTTGAATTTGCTTGTGGTATACCAGGATCGATTGGTGGTGCCATGGCGATGAATGCAGGAGCTTATGGTGGAGAAATTAAAGATATCGTAACATCTTGTACGGTATTGACACCAGAGGGTGAAAAACTTGTGCTATCTAATGAACAATTAGAACTCTCGTACCGTAAAAGTATTATTACAAAAAAGGGGTATTATGTTCTATCAGCAACTTTTGAATTAACAAAAGGCGATCAACAGCAAATCGATGCTAAAATTGCAGACTTAACATTCCAACGTGAATCAAAACAACCACTTGAATACCCTTCGGCAGGTAGTGTTTTCAAGCGTCCTCCAGGTCATTTTGCTGGTAAGCTTATTCAAGATAGTGATTTGCAGGGGAAAGGTGTCGGTGGTGCGGAAGTTTCAAAGAAACACGCAGGTTTTATCGTAAATAAAGACAATGCGACGGCAAAAGACTATATCGAGACGATTCAAATGGTACAAAAAGTTGTGAAAGAAAAGTTTGATGTAGATTTAGAAATGGAAGTAAAAATTGTCGGTGAAGACTAA
- a CDS encoding exodeoxyribonuclease III, whose protein sequence is MKFISWNVNGIRACVNKGFLEYFREMDADFFCIQETKCQTGQIDLQLDGYTQFWNDALKKGYSGTAIFTKHKPLAVHYGVGEELEENEGRIITLEYANFYLVNVYTPNAKRDLSRLSERLEWEDRMLLYLKELDKKKPVIFCGDLNVAHEELDLKNAKSNKGNSGFTAEERRKMTDFLASGFTDTFRYTHPNEPDHFTWWSYMSKVRERNIGWRIDYFIVSNRLLDHIEKANIHSHVLGSDHCPIELVINI, encoded by the coding sequence ATGAAGTTTATTTCATGGAATGTCAATGGCATCCGGGCGTGTGTGAACAAAGGGTTTTTAGAATATTTTCGAGAAATGGATGCCGATTTTTTCTGTATTCAGGAAACGAAATGTCAAACTGGACAAATTGACCTTCAACTAGACGGCTATACTCAATTTTGGAATGATGCTCTGAAAAAAGGCTATTCTGGTACCGCTATTTTTACAAAGCATAAACCATTAGCAGTTCATTACGGTGTCGGTGAAGAATTAGAGGAAAATGAAGGTCGAATTATTACTTTAGAATATGCAAATTTTTATTTAGTGAATGTATATACACCAAATGCTAAACGTGATCTTTCCCGATTATCTGAGCGACTAGAATGGGAAGACCGTATGCTTCTTTATTTGAAAGAGCTTGATAAGAAAAAGCCGGTTATTTTTTGTGGGGACCTTAACGTCGCTCATGAAGAGCTGGATTTAAAAAATGCGAAATCTAATAAAGGTAACTCTGGTTTCACAGCGGAAGAACGAAGGAAGATGACGGATTTTCTCGCAAGTGGCTTTACCGATACATTCCGTTATACTCATCCTAATGAACCGGATCATTTTACGTGGTGGTCGTACATGAGTAAAGTACGTGAGCGTAATATTGGTTGGCGTATTGATTACTTTATCGTATCCAACCGCCTGCTAGATCATATAGAAAAGGCCAACATTCATTCCCACGTATTAGGTAGTGATCATTGTCCGATTGAATTGGTTATTAATATTTAA
- a CDS encoding penicillin acylase family protein: MTKHQTKSKKRTILKATAWVIGILIILVVIALVGVNLYLANSKPLIKGEVVVSILEDDVQVIRDDSGVPHINAKSDADLYRAQGYVQAQDRLFQMDLARRQAGGMLAEVIGEAAVETDKYFRTFSLRHAAELSWEDYDAQSRQILEWYAEGVNAFIDEVKGTSKLSYEFKLLGYVPERWTPIDSLSIGKYMAYDLGGNWNQQAFRSWALQNYTKQQAAELFIEYPDNAKSIIEANLKLETDVATLVTPNYLPSEFNGSNNWVLSGDLTQSGKPLLADDPHLGLSTPSVWYQMHLQSPEQNVSGVIFAGIPGIILGHNEEIAWGVTNVNPDVQDLYIEIPNPEDPYQFKYDGQWEDATVRKEPIKVKGGNTIEFEVVETRHGPIISDIMTKDTIVKEKFAMQWTALQSTQELKAILGFNKAKNWEEFDLALKDFKAPAQNFVFASVDGTIVYKANGLVPIRKQGTGALPVPGDSSDYGWDSYIPFDELPIVINPQEGYIATANNQIIGEEYPYHLSNLWAQPYRYERIAELIETADNKLSVEDMKMIQMDKKNLHAQEFLPSLLQTIRLRDSEGKYEKTIALLEEWNYFDDQDQAAPLVYHFLIENMEKALFEDAMPEDIYKLMPGKSQITDQMLRDAYAGHQGIWIEEEGGLELFVFKAFEDTVEKLEDQYGSNVAKWLWGNYNQLTFKHSLSSASNILAYYLNPKQVPVGGSSVTVQAAAERGDGNVNHGASWRFVADLNDLSSALHIVGPGQSGHVKSKWYKNQVTNWVSGSYSKTKIKGEIDTEHELLLKAN, from the coding sequence ATGACAAAGCATCAAACAAAATCAAAAAAGCGTACAATTTTAAAAGCAACTGCATGGGTAATAGGGATACTTATTATTTTAGTAGTGATAGCATTAGTAGGTGTTAATTTATATCTTGCAAATTCGAAACCTTTAATTAAAGGTGAGGTAGTAGTATCAATTTTAGAAGATGATGTACAAGTCATTCGAGATGACTCAGGTGTACCCCACATTAATGCAAAATCGGATGCAGATTTGTATCGCGCACAAGGGTATGTCCAAGCTCAAGACCGTTTGTTTCAAATGGATTTAGCACGTCGCCAAGCGGGCGGCATGTTAGCAGAAGTAATTGGAGAAGCAGCAGTTGAGACAGATAAATATTTCCGTACATTTAGTTTACGCCATGCAGCAGAGTTATCTTGGGAAGACTATGATGCACAGTCAAGGCAAATATTAGAGTGGTATGCTGAAGGCGTGAACGCATTCATCGATGAAGTAAAGGGGACAAGTAAGCTTTCTTATGAATTCAAGTTACTCGGTTACGTACCAGAGCGCTGGACGCCAATTGATTCCTTATCAATAGGGAAATACATGGCCTACGATTTAGGCGGTAACTGGAACCAGCAAGCATTCCGTTCCTGGGCATTACAAAATTATACAAAGCAGCAGGCAGCAGAGTTATTTATCGAATATCCAGATAATGCAAAGTCAATTATTGAAGCCAATTTAAAGTTGGAAACGGATGTTGCTACGTTAGTTACGCCAAATTATTTACCATCTGAGTTCAATGGTAGTAATAACTGGGTACTAAGTGGTGATTTAACACAGTCAGGGAAACCACTTCTTGCAGATGACCCACATCTCGGACTGAGTACGCCATCTGTGTGGTATCAAATGCACTTACAATCACCAGAACAAAATGTAAGTGGAGTTATTTTTGCTGGGATTCCTGGCATTATATTAGGGCATAACGAGGAAATTGCATGGGGTGTGACAAATGTCAACCCAGATGTACAGGATTTATATATTGAAATACCAAACCCTGAAGATCCATATCAATTTAAATATGACGGACAATGGGAAGATGCTACCGTGCGTAAGGAGCCAATTAAGGTAAAGGGCGGTAACACAATTGAGTTTGAAGTTGTAGAAACACGGCATGGTCCAATTATCTCGGACATCATGACGAAAGATACAATAGTGAAAGAGAAGTTTGCTATGCAATGGACAGCGTTACAATCAACACAAGAGTTAAAAGCGATACTTGGCTTTAACAAGGCGAAAAATTGGGAAGAATTTGATTTGGCATTAAAAGATTTCAAAGCACCTGCTCAAAACTTTGTATTTGCGTCTGTAGATGGAACAATTGTTTATAAGGCAAATGGGTTAGTGCCAATTCGTAAACAAGGTACAGGAGCCCTCCCAGTCCCAGGAGACTCTTCGGATTATGGATGGGACAGCTATATTCCTTTTGATGAATTACCGATAGTCATCAATCCACAAGAAGGCTATATTGCTACTGCAAACAATCAAATTATAGGCGAGGAGTATCCATACCACCTATCCAACTTATGGGCACAACCATATCGTTATGAACGGATTGCCGAATTGATAGAAACAGCAGACAATAAATTAAGTGTAGAAGATATGAAAATGATTCAAATGGATAAGAAAAATTTGCATGCGCAAGAATTTTTGCCAAGTCTTCTACAAACAATTAGATTAAGGGATTCAGAAGGGAAATATGAAAAAACTATAGCCCTTTTAGAAGAATGGAATTACTTTGACGATCAAGATCAGGCTGCCCCCCTTGTTTACCATTTTTTAATTGAAAATATGGAAAAGGCTTTGTTTGAAGATGCGATGCCAGAAGATATTTATAAATTAATGCCAGGGAAATCACAAATTACCGATCAAATGCTACGAGATGCGTATGCAGGGCATCAAGGAATTTGGATTGAAGAAGAAGGCGGATTAGAACTGTTTGTGTTTAAAGCTTTTGAAGATACTGTTGAAAAACTGGAGGATCAATACGGATCAAACGTAGCCAAATGGCTATGGGGTAACTATAATCAGCTAACATTCAAACATTCATTATCAAGTGCCTCAAACATTTTAGCTTATTATTTAAATCCAAAACAAGTACCAGTTGGTGGCTCGAGTGTCACAGTGCAAGCGGCAGCAGAAAGAGGAGATGGAAATGTAAACCATGGCGCTTCGTGGCGTTTTGTTGCAGATTTAAATGACCTTTCTAGCGCATTGCATATTGTTGGTCCAGGGCAAAGTGGACATGTAAAATCTAAGTGGTATAAAAATCAAGTAACGAACTGGGTATCGGGAAGTTATAGTAAGACAAAAATTAAAGGTGAAATTGATACCGAACATGAATTACTGTTAAAAGCGAATTAA
- a CDS encoding ArsR/SmtB family transcription factor, whose amino-acid sequence MRWVEVKEKDTCDVIKVNEEAVEHVKSQMPDLSKVAQFLKALADETRLKITYALTIEEKLCVCDVAAIIGSSTATASHHLRYLKEHGLAKSTREGKLMYYSLADDHVYQIVKIAYEHSRE is encoded by the coding sequence ATGAGGTGGGTTGAAGTGAAGGAAAAGGATACTTGTGATGTTATAAAGGTAAATGAAGAAGCAGTGGAGCATGTAAAAAGTCAAATGCCTGATCTTTCAAAAGTTGCCCAATTTTTAAAGGCATTAGCTGATGAGACCCGTTTGAAAATTACGTATGCATTAACAATTGAAGAAAAGCTATGCGTTTGTGATGTTGCAGCAATTATTGGGTCAAGTACCGCGACTGCTTCCCATCATTTACGATATTTGAAGGAGCACGGCTTGGCAAAATCTACGCGTGAAGGGAAGCTAATGTATTATTCATTAGCAGATGATCATGTTTATCAAATTGTGAAGATAGCGTATGAACATTCAAGGGAGTGA
- a CDS encoding heavy metal translocating P-type ATPase, whose protein sequence is MAQNTEQYRLENLSCANCAAKFERNIREIETVEDVQLNFGAAKLTVKGQVTVNQLEEAGAFDGIKVSLASERKVLKSIPFYKRKENQLAFLSLLFVIVGVVSSFSLGEDHFYVKMLYAGAIIVGGYSIFLTGIRNLLRLEFDMKTLITIAIIGAAIIGEWQEAAIVVFLFAVSEALEAYSMNKARQSISQLMDLTPPTALIKRVHGEHFHEMEIATEDIQIGDIIIVKPGQKIAMDGIVVEGMSTVNQAAITGESIPVMRTIGENVFAGTLNEMGALEVKVTKRVEDTTIAKIIHLVEEAQAEKAPSQKFVDRFAKFYTPAIMLVALLVAIIPGFVTGDWVHWIYQGLAVLVVGCPCALVISTPVAIVTAVGNAARQGVLIKGGAYLEELSRIQAVAFDKTGTLTKGQPEVMSIKSFSSKTEQQLLAEVAAVEKKSQHPLARAILAKAFDVKIHIQNTEDFQSITGKGAYATVDGLKVYVGSVSWIKTIVPVQQDIIEEIKQLASKGQSVIVAANDEQVLGILAIADQVRQESQAVIKALHDNQGKHTVMLTGDSAQTACKIAEQLAIEDVRAELLPENKLQAMKELQQQYGSVAMVGDGVNDAPALAAANIGIAMGGAGTDAALETAQVVFMSDDLTKLPYTMKLSKKTLMIIKQNIIFALGLKLIALLLVIPGWLTLWIAIFADMGATLLVIFNSLRLLKIRE, encoded by the coding sequence ATGGCACAAAACACAGAGCAATACCGGCTTGAAAATCTTTCTTGCGCAAATTGCGCAGCTAAATTTGAGCGAAATATACGTGAAATAGAGACAGTAGAAGATGTGCAATTAAATTTTGGTGCGGCCAAATTAACTGTTAAAGGGCAAGTTACTGTAAATCAGCTTGAAGAGGCAGGTGCTTTTGACGGCATTAAAGTGTCATTAGCTTCTGAAAGAAAAGTATTGAAGAGCATCCCCTTTTATAAAAGAAAAGAAAATCAATTAGCTTTTTTATCGTTATTATTCGTTATTGTAGGGGTAGTTAGTAGTTTTTCCTTAGGTGAAGATCATTTTTATGTGAAAATGCTTTATGCAGGTGCAATTATTGTAGGTGGTTATTCCATTTTCCTAACGGGTATACGAAACTTGCTACGACTTGAATTTGATATGAAAACATTAATAACAATTGCGATTATTGGTGCCGCGATTATTGGTGAATGGCAAGAAGCTGCCATCGTAGTTTTCTTATTTGCTGTTAGTGAAGCATTAGAAGCGTATTCGATGAATAAAGCACGCCAATCCATTTCACAGTTAATGGACTTAACTCCACCTACAGCCTTGATTAAGCGAGTGCATGGGGAACACTTTCATGAAATGGAAATCGCAACGGAAGATATTCAAATTGGGGATATTATAATCGTGAAGCCGGGTCAAAAAATTGCGATGGATGGTATTGTTGTTGAAGGGATGTCTACAGTCAATCAAGCAGCCATTACTGGAGAGTCGATTCCAGTAATGAGAACGATTGGCGAAAATGTATTTGCGGGGACACTCAACGAAATGGGTGCACTTGAGGTAAAAGTAACAAAACGCGTAGAAGACACAACAATCGCAAAAATTATCCATTTAGTTGAAGAAGCACAGGCGGAAAAAGCACCTTCTCAAAAATTTGTTGATCGCTTTGCGAAGTTTTATACGCCAGCAATTATGTTAGTAGCGTTACTTGTAGCAATCATTCCTGGATTCGTTACAGGAGATTGGGTTCACTGGATATATCAAGGATTAGCAGTATTAGTTGTAGGGTGTCCTTGTGCGTTAGTTATTTCTACACCTGTAGCAATCGTTACAGCTGTAGGGAATGCTGCCCGTCAAGGTGTGCTCATTAAAGGCGGTGCCTACTTAGAAGAGTTAAGCCGAATTCAAGCAGTCGCTTTTGATAAAACGGGTACATTAACAAAGGGGCAACCCGAAGTAATGTCTATCAAGTCATTTAGCTCAAAAACCGAACAACAGTTACTTGCAGAAGTTGCAGCTGTTGAAAAAAAATCACAACATCCGCTGGCTCGGGCCATCCTAGCAAAAGCTTTTGATGTGAAAATTCATATTCAAAATACAGAAGATTTCCAATCCATTACTGGGAAAGGTGCTTATGCGACTGTTGATGGACTAAAAGTATATGTAGGTAGCGTAAGTTGGATAAAAACAATTGTGCCAGTTCAACAAGACATTATAGAAGAAATTAAACAGCTAGCTTCAAAGGGGCAATCTGTAATAGTTGCTGCTAATGATGAGCAAGTGTTAGGAATACTTGCGATTGCTGATCAAGTAAGACAAGAAAGTCAGGCAGTTATTAAAGCACTACACGATAATCAAGGGAAGCATACGGTAATGTTAACAGGGGATTCAGCCCAAACGGCTTGTAAGATTGCTGAGCAGTTAGCTATTGAGGATGTTCGGGCAGAACTATTACCTGAAAATAAACTTCAAGCAATGAAAGAATTACAGCAACAGTATGGTTCTGTTGCAATGGTTGGTGACGGTGTGAATGATGCACCGGCATTAGCAGCGGCGAATATAGGGATTGCAATGGGGGGCGCAGGAACTGATGCAGCGTTAGAAACCGCTCAAGTTGTATTTATGAGTGACGATTTAACAAAGCTTCCTTATACAATGAAGCTTAGCAAGAAAACGTTAATGATTATTAAACAAAATATAATTTTTGCTTTAGGATTAAAGCTGATTGCTCTTTTACTTGTAATACCAGGATGGTTGACACTATGGATTGCAATCTTTGCAGATATGGGAGCAACATTGTTAGTTATCTTTAATTCGTTAAGACTATTGAAAATTAGAGAATAA
- a CDS encoding late competence development ComFB family protein: MTNTKLVNVTEEIVRGLVSFLLHGVEYQTFCHCEQCEMDVNAIALNALPTKYVASERSRDAVFKQLNTPENIEEINKQIIRALHIVSRNPRH, translated from the coding sequence ATGACGAATACAAAGCTAGTGAACGTGACAGAAGAAATTGTTCGAGGGCTTGTTAGTTTTTTGTTACATGGTGTTGAATACCAGACGTTTTGTCATTGTGAACAATGTGAAATGGATGTTAATGCAATCGCACTGAATGCATTACCTACGAAATACGTAGCATCTGAAAGATCACGTGACGCCGTGTTTAAACAATTAAATACACCAGAAAATATTGAAGAAATTAATAAACAAATTATTAGAGCGCTTCATATTGTAAGTCGAAATCCAAGGCATTAA
- the mntR gene encoding transcriptional regulator MntR — MPTPSMEDHIEQIYLLIENKGYARVSDIAEALSVLPSSVTKMVQKLDKDGYLVYEKYRGLTLTPKGQKLGKRLVQRHELLEQFLRLIGVDEQRIYEDVEGIEHHLSWNSIDRIADLVQLLEEQPELTRKLEEMKTNHSM; from the coding sequence ATGCCAACACCTAGCATGGAGGATCACATTGAACAAATTTATTTATTAATTGAAAATAAAGGATATGCTCGTGTGTCCGATATTGCGGAAGCCTTATCTGTTCTACCTTCCTCAGTTACGAAAATGGTGCAGAAATTAGATAAAGACGGTTATTTAGTCTATGAAAAATATAGAGGCTTAACATTGACACCGAAAGGGCAAAAATTAGGGAAACGGCTTGTGCAGAGACATGAGTTACTCGAGCAATTTTTACGCTTAATAGGGGTCGATGAACAACGGATTTATGAAGATGTTGAAGGCATTGAACATCATTTAAGTTGGAATTCTATTGATCGTATAGCTGATTTAGTACAGCTTTTAGAAGAACAACCTGAACTAACAAGGAAGCTAGAAGAAATGAAAACAAATCATAGTATGTAA
- a CDS encoding CvfB family protein produces the protein MNQLIKSGQVVHLTVLEEQGSRYILTNGELEIPLNASDVTESLAIGDTVNVFLYADRRGDLQATTALPHITEASYGWARVLKVTKEGAYCDIGTSREVLVRAEDLPAINDVWPEVGDHLYMTLRTDRNGDLFGRLITEEKVNDMYEGALEDMFNKNITARPYRLLPVGSFLLGVEVPYRIFVHQSEMKAEPRLGQDIQVRIIDVKEDGSLNGSFLPRKHERLGEDAEKILAYLESVGGKMPFGDKSTPEEIQEMFKMSKGAFKRALGTLMKARKITQKDGWTEIA, from the coding sequence ATGAATCAATTAATTAAATCTGGACAAGTTGTCCATTTAACGGTTTTAGAAGAGCAAGGATCGCGTTATATTTTAACAAATGGAGAATTAGAAATTCCATTAAATGCTTCGGATGTGACAGAATCCTTAGCAATTGGGGATACAGTAAATGTATTTTTATACGCAGACCGTCGTGGGGATTTACAGGCTACAACTGCATTACCTCACATTACTGAGGCAAGCTATGGCTGGGCACGTGTATTAAAGGTGACAAAAGAAGGGGCGTATTGTGATATCGGTACATCTCGTGAAGTACTTGTTCGAGCAGAAGATTTACCGGCAATTAACGATGTATGGCCTGAGGTTGGAGATCACTTATACATGACATTACGTACTGATCGTAATGGGGATTTATTTGGTCGCCTAATTACAGAAGAAAAAGTAAATGATATGTACGAAGGTGCCCTTGAAGATATGTTTAATAAAAACATTACAGCACGCCCATATCGTTTATTACCAGTAGGATCGTTTTTACTTGGTGTAGAAGTACCTTACCGTATTTTCGTACATCAATCAGAAATGAAGGCTGAGCCTCGTTTAGGGCAAGATATACAAGTACGTATTATTGATGTAAAGGAAGATGGCTCATTAAACGGTTCGTTCCTTCCACGAAAGCATGAGCGTCTAGGTGAAGATGCTGAAAAAATCCTTGCTTACTTAGAAAGTGTAGGTGGCAAGATGCCGTTTGGTGATAAATCAACACCGGAAGAAATCCAAGAAATGTTTAAAATGAGTAAAGGTGCATTTAAACGTGCTTTAGGTACATTAATGAAAGCACGTAAGATCACTCAAAAAGACGGTTGGACAGAAATCGCATAA